GGGCTGGAGCCGTGCGCCGCCGATCGCTGCAGCTGGAAGGGGAGGTAAGCGCCGGCCGGGGGGTGCAGAGCGGTGGGGCGCCCCAGAGCCGGGCCAGGGCCAGGCGGTGCTGGCTCCTGGGGCTGGAGTGAGCTGTTTTCCGGCACAACGAGTTGGGTTTGGCGCCGCTATCCCGGGGGCTGCCCGAAAGGTCAGAAACCCCCCAGAAAATGTCACCGGACATGAGGCTGCTCGGGGGAGGCGCGGGGGGGGGATTGTCAGCCTCCCACCCCGATTTGATCGAAATGTTTCCACCCGCTCGGCAGCTGGAAGAGGGAACTCTTGGGGTTAGGGGTTAGCAGCTTTGGCCCTTCTGACCGGGGAGACGCGTCCAGTCTGCCTAAAACCATGTGAAGCTCTTGCCTATTATAGGTACGTGGTGCCTGCGGAGCCGATTATGCCCATTACAGACACACCCCATCTGAGGCTGGCACATTGCatattatttctgtatttgcagatgggggaaactgaggcacagagccgcAGCTTGATTTGTCTGCGGCCACCCAGCAAGTCACGAGCCCGGATCGCCAACTTCCCAGTCCCGCTTTTAAAGCTGGGCCTCTTTTTTTACAGCCATGGCAAAAGCAATCCGGTGATATAACAGCAATGACGTCCATTATTAGATTTGATGTTAGAGAAAGAAAGAACAATATTGAATTTTGTTTCTCTTGTCTAATGAACGCCTGAACCCTGACAGCAGAAATAGCATCAGACTGTTTTACAACATCCCCCCATGTCAGTGTCttattttaagtgttttttttaaaaagcaggattTGCCCTTTGCAGAAAACACCTGCACCCTAACATGGGGTGTCAAGCTATGTTGAAAGATTTTCCCCTTAACAAATCAGTGTATGTCAAACACCAGGAAGATACAAaactgatggaaaattttcaacaatATTTTTGTCATAATTTTGAAGGAAAACGTAGttcaaatttttcacaaaaattaCCATCATTTTTTAACCAGCTGTAGTACTAAAGCTACTGGGCCTGATTCAGATCTAAGCTACGAGTATAATCAAAAGTAACTCCAAATTAATGAAATTGCACTGATGTAAAGCTAGTGTGAGCAAGATcagaaccagggccagctctttGTTTCGAAATGACTCTTCAATAGTAGTTACCGGTGACATTTTCAAAGTCCACCTGCCTTAGGcttctaagtcccattttcaaaagtgatttaggcatttGGGCACCTAATTCTCATGGAAAGGCATTAGGCCTTGCTCCAaggggtaggattttcaaaaagggCTAAGCATTGATCTaaccctgctcccattgaaggcaatgggaattttgtcagtgctgagcacttttcaaAATGGGACATAGGCTTAGCGTTGAAGTTGCAGTGTGGACTCTGAAGCCTGGGACGAGGGGTGGGCTTCACAGCCCAAGCTGTGGCGTCAGAGTGCGATCTTCACTGCGATTTTTAGAGCGCTAGCAGGACCCCCCCTCCACTCTGTCCGGGCTGGGAGAGTGGCAAAGTTTGAAAAAGTGACCCTACATCTGTTACCATGCAGCTCGCCACAGAAGCAGCTCTCCTTTATTAGCTGCCACTAGAGAAATAATTAAATGTAGTACTAACAATCATTAATAATGTAGCCCATGAAGCTGCATCCCGTAGTTGCTGCAACAAGACTTTTGATGCACGTTGCTGTCTCCTCTTGAAAATGGGGAGACAATAGAGGGTAGGGAGCAATCCAGCGGTGGCCAGGCACCAGGAGATGGACAAGACTTGCAAATCATCcaggctggctctgacccccgtGGGTCATTTCTTTCCCTGTTTCGTGTACAAAAAAGGGGGATTGTTATTTATGATGTGTATTCTGAAGCCCCGCTGAGATGGGGGCCATGTTGTTCTAGGCACGGCCCACATAAAAAGAGACGGTCCCTGTCTGGAAGAGCTGGCAATCTTAACCTGCAAGACAAAGGGTggaaagggaaacagaggcacagagcagtaaAATGGGTTACCCCAGATCACACAGCAGGTTAGTGGCAGGTTAGGGAGTGACCTCACTCTGCTGCCTCCCACTAGCCTGTGCTGCCTAGGTTTTGTTCACTGTTAACGATGTATTTTTGCCCTTGCCTTGGCAGTGGTTTAAGTTGGGAACCCCGTTCCCGCACAGTGGAGCAGGTCCACCTGCGCTGCACCGAGGGCTCCCTGGAATGGCTGTACCCAGCACGAGCCCTGCGTGTTGTCCTGGAGCCCAACCTGTCAAGCACCAGGCACACCACTGTCTGCATCAAGCCAGCGAGTGACTTCCAGGGTGCCAGCATCTACGTGGAGCGCGCTGGCCAGCTGCACCTGGTGGTGAGCGAAGCCGAGGAGGCGCGGCTGCGCCACGTGTCCTGCTTCAGTGCCCACACACCACAGCGGGTAGCACTTTTCCTGCAGGCCAGCCCGCAGAGGGATATCAGCCGCAGGACGGCCAGCTTCCAGTACGAACTGCTGAGCAACCAGAGCGCGGCGGGCCCTGACGTCCAGAAAATGGCCCTTGTGGAAGGTAAGGCTGAGATCTCCCATAGACCCCGATCCTGTGAATGGATCGATGCAGGTCAACCCATGCAGAGCTTGAGCCACTTCTGTAGGGTTCCCACAATGGTGCAGGGCTCCATCCACAGGGAACCAATTTCATGAATGGGGTTGTGGTGTTCCTTGTTGCAGGAGAGGGATAATCTCTTACCGATgaaccccaacacctgcccctctccctacTCCCCTTGTTAACACATCACATTGATCATGGGCGATGCTTACAGAACAGAGTCGAGCGATCCCTCTTCCGTGCTCCAAAAGCAGGAAAAGCTCCCACTGCTGTGAAGGAAAATTCTGTCCTGTCCCCACAGTTGTCAGCTAATTTAATCATGGGCACCTGAGCAAGCAGCACGGGAACACgggggaacattttcaaaagcatttaagtgACTTTTACGCTCCTGAGTTCCCTTGTCAGAAATGACTTTAGGCACTTTAAGAGCCCAGGTCTCACTGaggagcctaaatgcctttgaggatctggatcgGAGTGTCTTTTGTAAATGGGATTGAGGCTcctaagttcttaaagtgctTTTGAAGATTTTACCCTGATTCTGTTCCCATTTTGTACCCTGAGAGACCCTCAGACAATGTCTTCAACCCATATCAcagtggctcagggctggggccagctgTAGGGGGAAAGGAGGTTGAATAAAAAGAGAAACCACAGCACTTTCCCACTGTCTTCTCCCCTTTCTTAGAGTGTTGGGGGGAGAGGCTTCGTTTTGTGTACTGGCTGTGACTGAGG
The sequence above is a segment of the Mauremys mutica isolate MM-2020 ecotype Southern chromosome 12, ASM2049712v1, whole genome shotgun sequence genome. Coding sequences within it:
- the LOC123346335 gene encoding meteorin-like protein, encoding MALGRAARRLLLLLLLAGSGLEPCAADRCSWKGSGLSWEPRSRTVEQVHLRCTEGSLEWLYPARALRVVLEPNLSSTRHTTVCIKPASDFQGASIYVERAGQLHLVVSEAEEARLRHVSCFSAHTPQRVALFLQASPQRDISRRTASFQYELLSNQSAAGPDVQKMALVEAMCRPCDNMELLMAICSSDFVVRGSIRNVSHDPENHMSQVEVSGQKVYRQKNKIFRQDEATGEWRGPIKTLLRCKVKKGAGDFLFTGNEHFGEAWLGCAPRFKDFSSIYQAARERGTNPCEFQFH